One window from the genome of Candidatus Zixiibacteriota bacterium encodes:
- a CDS encoding GHKL domain-containing protein yields the protein MEALIAGVAGRRAGGELPPAADRAASRVTERGAVSIDDTSRLFAGVGGADGAWAELMRSLAVLPMRVDRDRGGVLVLGSRETWHFGPETMGCLEEAAAVIGAALAHREARRDLRERVKEMTCLYGMAQVAANPQVSSEEFLEKCIELLPAAFRHPLAARARITFDGRTAGAAGFPERGARLAAPIRFGGRQRGLVEVAYAEDLPPRDLGPFLREEETLLQTVAENVAVILEQRQASAEVHGLLDQLRHADRLATIGQVTAGVVHELNEPLGGILGFAQLAKKAPGLTGQTRQDIDKIIAAALHAREVVRRLMLFARRLPPRKNRVNLNDVITEGLYFLESRCERLGIALERELQPDLPELAGDASQLYQVLVNLVVNAIQAMPEGGFITIRTEATAAAVILSVADTGVGMSEGVRAKALQPFFTTKSVTEGTGLGLAVVNGIVAAHGGTIEIESEEGKGSRFTVRLPRRTGEDELGEGR from the coding sequence TTGGAAGCCCTTATCGCCGGCGTGGCAGGGCGCCGGGCGGGGGGTGAACTGCCTCCGGCGGCCGACCGGGCGGCCTCGCGGGTGACCGAGCGGGGAGCCGTGAGTATCGATGATACCTCGCGGCTGTTCGCGGGTGTCGGGGGAGCGGACGGGGCCTGGGCGGAGCTTATGCGGTCGCTGGCGGTGCTGCCGATGCGGGTTGACCGCGACCGGGGCGGAGTGCTGGTGCTGGGTTCGCGGGAGACCTGGCACTTTGGACCCGAGACGATGGGTTGTCTGGAGGAGGCGGCGGCGGTGATCGGGGCGGCGCTGGCGCACCGGGAGGCGCGGCGCGATCTGCGCGAGCGGGTCAAAGAGATGACGTGCCTGTACGGAATGGCGCAGGTGGCGGCGAACCCGCAGGTGTCGTCGGAGGAATTTCTCGAGAAGTGTATCGAACTGCTGCCGGCGGCCTTTCGGCACCCGCTGGCGGCGCGCGCGCGGATCACGTTCGACGGGCGGACGGCGGGGGCTGCGGGATTTCCCGAGCGGGGAGCGCGGTTGGCCGCGCCGATCCGGTTCGGCGGCCGGCAGCGGGGGCTGGTCGAGGTGGCCTACGCCGAGGATCTTCCCCCCCGCGACCTCGGACCGTTTCTCCGGGAGGAGGAGACGCTGCTGCAGACGGTGGCGGAGAACGTGGCGGTGATTCTGGAGCAGCGGCAGGCCTCGGCGGAAGTGCACGGGCTTTTGGATCAGCTTCGCCACGCGGACCGGCTGGCGACGATCGGGCAGGTGACGGCGGGGGTGGTGCACGAGCTGAACGAGCCGCTCGGGGGGATACTGGGGTTCGCGCAACTGGCGAAGAAGGCGCCGGGGCTGACCGGGCAGACGCGGCAGGATATCGACAAAATCATCGCGGCGGCGCTGCACGCGCGCGAGGTGGTGCGGCGGCTCATGCTGTTCGCGCGGCGTCTGCCGCCGCGCAAGAACCGGGTCAACCTGAACGATGTGATCACGGAGGGGCTGTATTTCCTCGAATCGCGCTGCGAGCGGCTGGGGATCGCCCTGGAGCGGGAACTGCAGCCGGACCTCCCGGAGCTCGCGGGGGATGCGAGCCAGTTGTACCAGGTGCTGGTCAACCTGGTGGTGAACGCGATCCAGGCGATGCCGGAGGGCGGGTTCATCACGATCCGGACCGAGGCGACGGCGGCGGCGGTCATCCTGAGCGTCGCCGACACCGGGGTGGGGATGAGCGAGGGGGTGCGGGCGAAAGCGCTGCAGCCGTTTTTCACCACCAAGAGCGTGACCGAAGGGACGGGTCTGGGGCTGGCCGTGGTCAACGGGATCGTGGCGGCCCACGGCGGGACGATCGAGATCGAGAGCGAGGAGGGGAAGGGGTCGCGGTTCACGGTCCGGCTGCCGCGGCGTACGGGCGAGGATGAGCTCGGGGAGGGGCGCTGA
- a CDS encoding MerR family transcriptional regulator: MDALYPIRVVAAKTGLSAHLIRMWERRYGAVEPSRTNTRRRLYSESDVRRLTLLRRATQAGAAIGQIATLPEDDLESLVASYEQLGAVRGAGAPGPPAPGYFVRLALEAVADLDARRLESVLLQASVALGRIVLLQEVVMPLLDRVGTEWSGGRLKIAHEHLASSTLRSFLGHLAETAAAEQDAPLLLTTTPAGQVHEFGALVSTVAAASVGWRTAFLGPNLPAEDIAGAARQTSARAVALSIIYPPDDARLADELRTLRRLLDPAVRIIVGGRSKDGYRRTLAEIGALAVDNLPGLIEGLDSLRAASPSDGER, encoded by the coding sequence ATGGACGCGCTCTACCCCATACGTGTGGTCGCTGCCAAGACCGGCCTTTCCGCCCACCTCATCCGCATGTGGGAGCGGCGCTACGGCGCGGTCGAACCCTCCCGCACCAACACCCGCCGCCGCCTTTACTCCGAAAGCGATGTCCGCCGGCTCACCCTGCTGCGGCGCGCCACCCAGGCCGGCGCCGCCATCGGCCAGATCGCCACCCTCCCGGAGGACGACCTCGAGAGCCTCGTCGCCTCCTACGAACAGCTCGGCGCCGTGCGCGGCGCCGGGGCTCCCGGACCGCCCGCACCCGGCTACTTTGTGAGACTCGCTCTCGAAGCCGTCGCGGACCTTGATGCCCGCCGGCTGGAGTCGGTTCTTCTGCAGGCTTCGGTCGCCCTCGGGCGAATCGTCCTGCTTCAGGAGGTCGTCATGCCGCTGCTGGACCGCGTGGGGACCGAATGGAGCGGCGGCCGCCTCAAGATCGCCCACGAGCACCTCGCCAGCTCCACCCTCCGCTCCTTTCTCGGCCATCTCGCGGAGACAGCCGCCGCCGAGCAGGATGCCCCGCTGCTGCTCACCACCACCCCGGCCGGGCAGGTCCACGAATTCGGCGCTTTAGTGAGTACGGTGGCCGCCGCCTCGGTCGGCTGGCGCACCGCCTTCCTCGGACCGAATCTCCCGGCCGAAGATATCGCCGGCGCCGCCCGCCAGACCTCCGCGCGGGCCGTCGCCCTCAGCATCATCTACCCGCCCGATGATGCCCGCCTCGCCGATGAACTGCGCACCCTGCGCCGCCTGCTTGACCCCGCGGTCCGGATCATTGTCGGCGGACGCTCGAAGGACGGCTACCGGAGAACGCTCGCCGAGATCGGCGCCCTCGCCGTCGACAACCTCCCCGGTTTGATCGAGGGCCTCGATTCCTTGCGGGCAGCGTCCCCCTCCGATGGGGAGCGCTGA
- a CDS encoding deoxyribodipyrimidine photo-lyase, translated as MAAPVDPRRVRVVRPGELSDGPIVYWMSRDQRAADNWALLYAGEIALRRHRPLAVVFCLAPAYLDAALRQYAFMLRGLEETAADLRRLAIPFFLLAGAPPDRLRAFVRRHKVGLVVADCSPLRINRRWLEEFAAASPCPVHQVDAHNIVPVWEASDKQEYAAYTLRPKIRRRLPEFLTDFPRLRRHPFAWPGEPPPVDWAAARRSLRVDRSVPEVDWLAPGPRAAFRLLRAFFDRRLHLYADHGHDPNVEAHSDLSPYLHFGQIAPQRVAWNAQPFDRSIPALEAFLEQLIVRRELSDNFCWYNSAYDSCAAFPEWARITLEEHRRDPRPRLYSRDQLEAAQTDDPLWNAAQRDLVIGGKMHSYLRMYWAKKILEWSPSPEEALAAAVALNDRYELDGRDPNGYAGIAWCIGGVHDRAFGARDVYGKIRCLSAAGARRKFDVAAYIRAGNRRTAGRNE; from the coding sequence GTGGCCGCCCCGGTCGATCCGCGGCGTGTCCGCGTCGTCCGCCCGGGCGAGCTGTCGGACGGACCCATCGTCTACTGGATGAGCCGCGACCAGCGCGCCGCCGACAACTGGGCTCTCCTCTACGCCGGGGAGATCGCGCTGCGCCGCCACCGGCCGCTCGCCGTCGTCTTCTGCCTCGCCCCCGCCTATCTCGACGCCGCGCTCCGCCAGTATGCATTCATGCTCCGCGGCCTCGAAGAAACGGCCGCCGACCTCCGCCGCCTCGCCATCCCCTTCTTCCTCCTGGCCGGCGCTCCGCCCGACCGGCTGCGCGCGTTTGTCCGCCGCCACAAGGTCGGCCTGGTCGTCGCCGACTGCTCTCCCCTCCGGATCAACCGGCGGTGGCTCGAGGAATTCGCGGCCGCCTCCCCCTGCCCGGTGCATCAGGTCGACGCCCACAACATCGTGCCGGTGTGGGAGGCCTCCGACAAACAAGAGTACGCCGCGTACACGCTCCGCCCCAAAATCCGCCGCCGGCTGCCGGAGTTTCTCACCGATTTCCCGCGCCTGCGCCGCCATCCCTTCGCCTGGCCCGGCGAACCTCCCCCGGTCGACTGGGCCGCCGCCCGCCGCTCTCTGCGCGTCGATCGATCCGTCCCCGAGGTCGACTGGCTCGCCCCCGGCCCCCGGGCCGCCTTCCGCCTCCTGCGCGCCTTCTTCGACCGCCGTCTCCACCTGTACGCCGATCACGGCCACGACCCCAACGTCGAAGCCCATTCCGACCTCTCCCCATACCTCCACTTCGGCCAGATCGCCCCTCAGCGCGTCGCCTGGAACGCCCAGCCCTTCGACCGCTCCATCCCCGCCCTGGAGGCGTTCCTCGAACAGCTCATCGTGCGTCGCGAGCTCTCCGACAACTTCTGCTGGTACAACTCCGCCTATGATTCGTGCGCGGCTTTCCCCGAGTGGGCCCGGATCACGCTTGAGGAACACCGTCGCGATCCCCGTCCCCGCCTCTACTCCCGGGACCAGCTCGAGGCCGCGCAGACCGATGATCCCCTCTGGAACGCCGCCCAGCGCGACCTGGTCATCGGGGGGAAAATGCACAGCTATCTCCGGATGTACTGGGCCAAGAAGATTCTCGAGTGGAGCCCGTCCCCCGAAGAGGCGCTCGCCGCCGCCGTCGCCCTGAACGACCGCTACGAACTCGACGGCCGCGACCCCAACGGTTACGCCGGCATCGCCTGGTGCATCGGCGGCGTGCACGACCGCGCCTTCGGCGCCCGCGACGTCTACGGCAAGATCCGCTGCCTGAGCGCCGCCGGCGCGCGGCGCAAGTTCGATGTCGCCGCTTACATCCGCGCCGGCAACCGCCGCACCGCCGGGAGGAATGAATGA